The stretch of DNA CGCTAAATGTGCTAATCAAAAACAAGTTACTCGTTATTACCCTGCCAATTCATCAACTTATTCTATTGTACCTTTCAACTATTGGATATGTCGCTATTTCAATGGGAAACGGGGTAACAGAGGTGAGTGTGTATACACATCAAGTTACGTGGATCGCTCTAGGTCTATAGGAACTCTTAGTCGGGAAACTTTTCATTTCACTACCTCCAACAATACAGTGGAGAATGTTTCTCGGATAGCTTTTGGGTGCGGAACGGATAACGTTGGGACAGGATTCGGGAGCCAGTATAGTGGTATACTTGGTTTAGGACCTAGTGAGGCATCGATATTGACACAAGTAGGAGGAACTGAATTTTCATACTGTATTGGTCGTATCAAGGATCTTAATGACCCATATAGTCACCTAATTATAGGTGATGGAGCCAGGATAGAGGGGGATCCAACACCCCTTGTAATTCATGAAGGGTCATATTATGTTATGTTGGATGGGATTAGTATTGACAAAAAACGCATAGTAGATGAAAAGTTTTTCCCTTCACCTAAGGATGGCGGGGGAGTTACATTTGACACAGGAACTCCAATAACCTATTTGCCTAATAAAGTTTATAAGTTATTGAGTGCTGAAATAAAGAGGTATATGAAAGGGAAATTGAATCAGGTTGAAAAATCTGTAGCCGGCGACCGCTTATGTTTCTATGGGGATTTTTTGAAGGATTTAGAAGCATATCCTGACGTGATATTTCATTTTAGTGGAGGTGTCGATTTCGACCTTGGCCCAGATGCCCTGTTTGACCAAATTTACACGCATTTATTTTGCGTGACTATTCGGTCAACTTCGGCACATCAGAGTCTAGTAGAAAATAAATCAGAAAATATCACAATTATCGGTGTAGCAGCAATGCAAGACCATAATTTCGGGTATGATCTATATGAAGAACAAGTGTATCTAGAGTATGTTGACTGTAAGTCTATATCAGAGAATGATTAATTATATTTTACTAATTAGGGGGCTGCCTTTATTTAGTACCAATGTGGATCCAGGAGTTGGTAGTTTTTAGTACAAATGCGGGTCAGGAGTTTATAGTTTTTAGTAGAAAACATTAATTAATTCAGTATTTTAAGAAACAGAATTTAGGTAACATGTTCTCTTTGTCTGAAAGAGTCGAAGAATATAATGAAACAAATGTGATCATGTAACTCATATTCCCACCAAATCAGAACCAGCAAACGTAGTTAGTAGTTTAGGAAAcaatggaagtggagggggaactggatgtgcggtttccctaggaatctccgtagttggtggaggagccggtaatggctgagtaggggtctccccttgagcctcagactgggccccatctactgggggtaccctgttggtcccctcacctactactgtatctctcctctggctagccgtagtcttcctagtcaccgtcatctgtgcatgcaaacaccaacacataagtttaattcaaatttcctataactcagttctatagcacgatttagatttcaaagaagtgtaaccaactcctaaatgccctgtagttccttgcttatataatgtggtgcacaacacatctataaacaagaccctactagacacggcttgtagactccctaggacagaactgctctgataccaagtttgtcacgccccgaacctaggagcgagacaagcaccccgtgcctcacctaacctggcgtaccaaattgcgactaagggactctgaacacataatgtcatactttggccatggggccaccttgcaagacaatttgcgaagcaaaatataaaactgaatggaaactagcactaactaaatatcaatataaagctaggccgacaaggccgtcatagctactacagctgacaaaccaccaatttatacaaacccaacatactgcactaaccaacaggatatgcctacaagcctctactgatagatgtactgtgatcggaacagggccccgacctacccataacatatatacagatatacataagatgtacacaaaactctagtcctggcaactccgaaagacgtggagcttaccgatcaggcggaactcggaaaacacctactgaggaggtctacccgtctgtctgtctgaacctgcacgcatgaaatgcagcgcccccaaaaaagggacgtcagtacgaaataatgtaccgagtatgtaaggcaataaaataactgaaatctgaaactgaactgataatatgataactgaaattaactgggagtcaaagatgatctggagatatacttacctgctgatactgactcaactccttcaatatagtaagtaaaataattgtacggccttataaggctcggtatatataactgctctgccatagtaggctcgcttataggcgctcggccatactaggctatgtatctcgaccatgctgggctcgctcataggcgctcggccacagtaggctcggtatataactttccatctgatcagaggttgcccaataggggcctgcccatcgattatagctcgatggtaatgaaaatactgtaatactgtatatataggcttgctgctctcttgactgaaagaagacaatactaaaattgaatatagagtctcgataaggaataatattataacttatgagactagaatagtgtgaataaattcatgaatatgaacttctctttttgtctcattactaacacatgtagctacgagatcatgccaaaatgaaggaaggcttagccttaacataccttatcacaatattttcaatcaccaagttgaactcacctcttcgcaccttaatctacaagaatgataataatactatcgttaagttacgaaaggtacaactatcgcacaacgaacgacaaacctattttgtattaaaacgggcagcatctcccctataatatgcccttcctccaacttcaagataacaccaacaatacaaggacagaacaataacaacatatatacatcattttccagccctatatacaccatcaaatactacaaaacagcccaacacaccccaatctcttcgtacacaaaacgaccaccgtagtagtgtcaaacgacccgaaaatgttatgacgaacgaccagccaaccaccctacatttatatggtgtttataaacccccttcctcctccaaaactccacaaaatagtaataaaacacgcagcccaacagcaacacaaaacagt from Nicotiana tomentosiformis chromosome 11, ASM39032v3, whole genome shotgun sequence encodes:
- the LOC104094110 gene encoding aspartic proteinase nepenthesin-2-like translates to MTIRAKLVWFEQEQNSTSQIALNDMRSALLQRPNHGFVANISIGEPAINQLVLMDTVTRYYPANSSTYSIVPFNYWICRYFNGKRGNRGECVYTSSYVDRSRSIGTLSRETFHFTTSNNTVENVSRIAFGCGTDNVGTGFGSQYSGILGLGPSEASILTQVGGTEFSYCIGRIKDLNDPYSHLIIGDGARIEGDPTPLVIHEGSYYVMLDGISIDKKRIVDEKFFPSPKDGGGVTFDTGTPITYLPNKVYKLLSAEIKRYMKGKLNQVEKSVAGDRLCFYGDFLKDLEAYPDVIFHFSGGVDFDLGPDALFDQIYTHLFCVTIRSTSAHQSLVENKSENITIIGVAAMQDHNFGYDLYEEQVYLEYVDCKSISEND